A window from Vibrio cortegadensis encodes these proteins:
- the rpmJ gene encoding 50S ribosomal protein L36 — MKVRASVKKICRNCKVIKRNGVVRVICSEPKHKQRQG; from the coding sequence ATGAAAGTTCGTGCTTCCGTTAAAAAAATCTGCCGTAACTGTAAAGTTATCAAGCGCAACGGTGTTGTGCGCGTAATTTGCAGTGAGCCAAAGCACAAACAGCGCCAAGGCTAA
- the rplQ gene encoding 50S ribosomal protein L17, with product MRHRKSGRQLNRNSSHRKAMFSNMASSLVRHEVIKTTVPKAKELRRVIEPLITLAKTDSVANRRLAFARTRDNEVVAKLFNELGPRFAARQGGYTRILKCGFRTGDKAPMAYIELVDRPAAEEAAE from the coding sequence ATGCGCCATCGTAAGAGTGGTCGTCAACTCAACCGCAACAGCAGTCATCGTAAAGCGATGTTCAGCAACATGGCTAGCTCTCTTGTTCGTCACGAAGTTATCAAAACTACCGTGCCTAAAGCAAAAGAACTACGTCGCGTAATTGAGCCTTTGATTACCCTAGCTAAGACAGACAGTGTTGCTAACCGTCGTCTTGCATTTGCACGCACTCGTGATAACGAAGTTGTTGCAAAATTGTTTAACGAACTTGGACCGCGTTTCGCGGCACGCCAAGGCGGTTACACTCGCATTCTTAAATGTGGTTTCCGTACTGGTGACAAAGCTCCAATGGCTTACATTGAGCTTGTAGATCGCCCAGCTGCTGAAGAAGCTGCTGAGTAA
- the rpmD gene encoding 50S ribosomal protein L30, producing the protein MANTIKVTQTKSSIGRLPKHKACLKGLGLRRINHTVELEDTPCIRGMINKVYYMVKIEE; encoded by the coding sequence ATGGCTAATACTATTAAAGTGACTCAAACTAAGAGCTCAATTGGTCGCCTACCTAAGCACAAAGCGTGCTTGAAAGGTTTAGGCCTTCGTCGCATCAACCATACAGTAGAACTTGAAGATACACCGTGTATTCGCGGTATGATCAACAAGGTTTACTACATGGTTAAGATTGAGGAGTAA
- the rpsD gene encoding 30S ribosomal protein S4 produces MARYLGPKLKLSRREGTDLFLKSGVRAIDTKCKIDNAPGVHGARRGRLSEYGVQLREKQKVRRIYGVLEKQFRNYYKEAARLKGNTGANLLQLLEGRLDNVVYRMGFGATRAESRQLVSHKAILVNGKVVNVPSFKVDANDVVSIREKAKQQSRIKAALEVAEQREKATWIEVDAGKMEGTFKRMPERSDLSADINEHLIVELYSK; encoded by the coding sequence ATGGCAAGATATTTGGGTCCTAAGCTGAAGCTTAGTCGTCGCGAAGGCACTGACTTATTCCTTAAGTCTGGTGTTCGTGCGATTGATACCAAGTGTAAAATTGATAACGCACCAGGTGTACACGGCGCTCGTCGCGGTCGTTTATCTGAGTACGGTGTTCAGCTTCGTGAGAAGCAAAAAGTACGTCGTATCTATGGCGTTCTAGAAAAACAATTCCGTAACTACTACAAAGAAGCTGCGCGTCTTAAAGGCAATACAGGTGCAAACCTACTTCAGCTTCTTGAAGGTCGTCTTGATAACGTAGTTTACCGTATGGGCTTTGGCGCTACTCGTGCTGAATCTCGTCAACTAGTTAGCCACAAAGCTATCCTAGTTAACGGTAAAGTTGTTAACGTTCCTTCTTTCAAAGTAGATGCTAATGACGTTGTGTCAATTCGTGAGAAAGCTAAACAGCAATCTCGCATTAAAGCAGCTCTAGAAGTTGCTGAACAACGTGAAAAAGCAACTTGGATTGAAGTCGATGCTGGCAAAATGGAAGGTACATTCAAGCGTATGCCTGAACGTTCTGACTTATCAGCTGACATCAACGAACACTTGATCGTCGAACTTTACTCTAAGTAA
- the rpsN gene encoding 30S ribosomal protein S14, translating into MAKQSMKAREVKRAKLVAKFAEKRSALKALISDVNASEEDRWNAVLKLQALPRDSSASRQRNRCNQTGRPHGFLRKFGLSRIKVREACMKGEIPGLRKASW; encoded by the coding sequence ATGGCTAAACAATCAATGAAAGCACGTGAAGTTAAACGTGCGAAGCTAGTAGCTAAGTTCGCTGAAAAGCGTTCTGCGTTAAAAGCTCTTATTAGCGATGTAAACGCATCTGAAGAAGATCGTTGGAATGCAGTTCTTAAACTGCAAGCTCTTCCTCGTGATTCAAGTGCATCACGTCAGCGTAACCGTTGCAACCAAACTGGTCGCCCACACGGTTTCCTACGTAAATTCGGTCTAAGCCGTATTAAGGTTCGCGAAGCTTGCATGAAAGGCGAGATTCCGGGTCTTCGTAAGGCTAGCTGGTAA
- the rplF gene encoding 50S ribosomal protein L6, with the protein MSRVAKAPVAIPAGVELKLNGQEITVKGGKGELTRVLNNAVVISQEDNTITFGPREGVANAWAQAGTARALVNNMVVGVTEGFTKKLTLKGVGYRAAMKGNAVGLTLGFSHPVEHALPEGVKAECPSQTEIVITGCDKQLVGQVAADIRSYREPEPYKGKGVRYADENVRTKEAKKK; encoded by the coding sequence ATGTCTCGTGTTGCTAAGGCACCTGTTGCAATTCCTGCCGGCGTAGAGTTGAAACTAAACGGCCAGGAAATCACTGTTAAAGGTGGTAAAGGTGAACTAACTCGCGTTCTAAACAACGCTGTAGTTATCTCACAGGAAGATAACACCATTACGTTCGGTCCACGCGAAGGCGTAGCTAACGCATGGGCACAAGCAGGCACAGCTCGTGCTCTTGTGAACAATATGGTTGTTGGTGTTACTGAAGGCTTTACTAAGAAGCTGACCCTTAAGGGTGTAGGTTACCGTGCTGCTATGAAAGGCAACGCTGTAGGCCTAACTTTGGGCTTCTCACACCCTGTAGAGCATGCTCTACCAGAAGGTGTTAAAGCTGAATGTCCAAGTCAAACTGAGATCGTTATTACTGGTTGTGATAAACAACTAGTAGGTCAAGTTGCGGCTGACATTCGTTCTTACCGTGAGCCTGAACCTTATAAAGGTAAAGGTGTTCGTTACGCAGATGAAAATGTGCGTACTAAAGAAGCTAAGAAGAAGTAA
- the rpsC gene encoding 30S ribosomal protein S3 — MGQKVHPNGIRLGIVKPWNATWFANTKDFAANLDGDFKVRQFLTKELKKASLSRIVIERPAKSVRVTIHTARPGVVIGKKGEDVEKLRAAVAKIAGVPAQINIAEVRKPELDGQLVADSIASQLERRVMFRRAMKRAVQNAMRLGAKGIKVQVGGRLGGAEIARSEWYREGRVPLHTLRADIDYATSSAHTQYGVIGIKVWIFKGEILDGMPAANAVEPKADKPKKQRKGRK; from the coding sequence ATGGGTCAGAAAGTACATCCTAATGGTATTCGTCTTGGCATCGTCAAGCCTTGGAATGCTACATGGTTTGCTAATACCAAAGATTTCGCTGCCAACCTAGACGGCGACTTCAAGGTACGTCAGTTCCTAACTAAAGAACTGAAAAAAGCGTCTCTTTCACGTATCGTTATCGAACGTCCTGCTAAGAGTGTTCGTGTGACTATTCACACAGCTCGTCCAGGCGTTGTTATCGGTAAGAAAGGCGAAGACGTTGAGAAGCTACGCGCAGCTGTAGCTAAAATTGCAGGCGTACCAGCACAAATCAACATCGCTGAAGTACGTAAGCCTGAGCTAGACGGTCAACTTGTGGCTGATAGCATCGCATCTCAACTAGAACGTCGTGTGATGTTCCGTCGCGCTATGAAGCGTGCGGTACAGAATGCTATGCGTCTAGGCGCTAAAGGCATCAAAGTACAAGTAGGCGGCCGTTTAGGCGGTGCTGAAATTGCACGTTCTGAGTGGTATCGTGAAGGTCGTGTACCTCTACATACTCTACGTGCTGACATTGATTACGCAACTTCTTCGGCTCACACCCAATACGGTGTGATCGGCATTAAAGTTTGGATCTTCAAAGGTGAGATTCTAGACGGAATGCCTGCTGCTAACGCAGTAGAGCCAAAGGCTGATAAGCCTAAGAAGCAGCGTAAAGGCCGTAAGTAA
- the rpsK gene encoding 30S ribosomal protein S11: protein MAKQPTRARKRVRKQVADGVAHIHASFNNTIVTITDRQGNALAWATAGGSGFRGSRKSTPFAAQVAAERCGEMAKEYGLKNLEVMVKGPGPGRESTVRALNAAGFRITNIVDATPIPHNGCRPPKKRRV, encoded by the coding sequence ATGGCAAAACAACCAACTCGCGCGCGTAAGCGCGTACGCAAGCAAGTCGCAGATGGCGTAGCGCACATCCATGCTTCTTTTAACAATACCATCGTAACCATCACTGACCGTCAAGGTAACGCACTAGCTTGGGCTACTGCAGGTGGTTCTGGTTTCCGCGGTTCTCGCAAATCTACTCCGTTCGCAGCACAAGTTGCAGCTGAACGTTGTGGTGAAATGGCTAAAGAATATGGCCTAAAGAACTTGGAAGTTATGGTTAAGGGTCCAGGTCCAGGTCGTGAATCTACTGTTCGCGCACTGAACGCTGCTGGTTTCCGTATCACAAACATTGTAGATGCGACTCCTATCCCTCATAACGGTTGTCGTCCACCTAAGAAACGTCGCGTATAA
- the rpsM gene encoding 30S ribosomal protein S13: protein MARIAGINIPDQKHAVIALTAIFGIGKTRSQAILAEVGIAENVKISELTEEQIDQLRDGVAKYTVEGDLRREVSMNIKRLMDLGCYRGLRHRRSLPLRGQRTKTNARTRKGPRKPIKK from the coding sequence GTGGCCCGTATAGCAGGCATTAACATTCCTGATCAAAAACATGCTGTGATTGCACTTACTGCAATCTTCGGCATCGGTAAGACCCGTTCTCAAGCTATTTTAGCTGAAGTGGGTATTGCTGAGAATGTTAAGATCAGTGAACTAACTGAAGAGCAGATCGATCAACTGCGTGATGGTGTAGCTAAGTACACTGTAGAAGGTGATCTACGTCGTGAAGTATCGATGAACATCAAGCGTCTTATGGACCTTGGCTGTTACCGCGGTCTTCGTCATCGTCGCAGTCTACCACTACGTGGACAGCGTACTAAAACCAACGCTCGCACCCGTAAGGGTCCGCGCAAGCCGATCAAGAAATAG
- the rpsE gene encoding 30S ribosomal protein S5, with product MAKEQQQASDLQEKLIAVNRVSKTVKGGRIMSFTALTVVGDGNGRIGFGYGKAREVPAAIQKAMEKARRNMVTIALNEGTLHHAVKGRHSGSKIYMQQAAEGTGIIAGGAMRAVLEVVGVRNVLAKAYGSTNPINVVRATIAGLADVKSPEMVAAKRGLTVKTISE from the coding sequence ATGGCTAAAGAACAACAACAAGCTAGTGATTTGCAAGAAAAACTAATCGCTGTTAACCGTGTTTCTAAAACGGTTAAAGGTGGTCGAATCATGAGCTTCACTGCACTAACAGTAGTTGGTGACGGTAATGGTCGCATTGGTTTCGGTTACGGCAAAGCTCGTGAAGTACCAGCTGCGATTCAAAAAGCAATGGAAAAAGCGCGTCGTAACATGGTTACTATCGCACTTAACGAAGGCACACTTCACCACGCGGTGAAAGGTCGTCATTCGGGCTCTAAGATCTACATGCAGCAAGCTGCAGAAGGTACAGGTATCATCGCCGGTGGCGCGATGCGTGCAGTACTTGAAGTTGTAGGTGTACGTAACGTATTAGCAAAAGCTTACGGTTCTACTAACCCAATCAACGTTGTTCGCGCAACGATTGCTGGTCTAGCAGACGTTAAGTCACCAGAAATGGTTGCAGCTAAACGTGGTCTAACCGTTAAAACAATTTCGGAGTAA
- the rpmC gene encoding 50S ribosomal protein L29, which yields MKAQDLREKNVEELNAELLGLLREQFNLRMQAATGQLQQTHTLKTVRRDIARVKTVLTEKADA from the coding sequence ATGAAAGCACAAGATCTACGCGAAAAAAACGTTGAAGAGCTAAATGCAGAGCTTTTGGGTTTGCTACGTGAACAGTTCAACTTGCGTATGCAAGCTGCTACTGGTCAACTACAGCAGACTCATACTCTAAAAACTGTTCGTCGTGATATCGCACGTGTGAAAACTGTTTTGACTGAGAAGGCAGACGCATAA
- the rplE gene encoding 50S ribosomal protein L5 — translation MAKLHDYYKSSVVAELTKEFSYTSVMQVPRIDKITLNMGVGEAINDKKLLENAASDMATISGQKPLITKARKSVAGFKIREGYPIGCKVTLRGERMWEFLERLISIALPRVRDFRGVSAKSFDGRGNYSMGVREQIIFPEIDYDKVDRVRGLDITITTTAGSDEEGRALLAAFNFPFRK, via the coding sequence ATGGCGAAACTGCATGATTACTACAAGTCGTCTGTAGTCGCTGAACTTACCAAAGAGTTCAGCTACACAAGCGTCATGCAAGTCCCTAGGATTGATAAAATCACCCTAAACATGGGCGTTGGTGAAGCAATCAACGATAAGAAACTACTAGAAAATGCAGCATCTGATATGGCAACGATCTCTGGTCAAAAGCCGCTTATCACTAAAGCTCGCAAATCTGTAGCTGGTTTCAAAATTCGTGAAGGCTACCCAATCGGTTGTAAAGTAACCTTGCGTGGCGAGCGTATGTGGGAGTTCTTAGAGCGTTTAATCTCTATTGCTCTTCCACGTGTACGTGATTTCCGTGGTGTTAGCGCTAAGTCTTTTGACGGACGCGGTAACTACAGCATGGGCGTTCGCGAGCAAATCATCTTTCCGGAAATCGACTACGATAAAGTCGATCGTGTCCGCGGTCTTGATATTACTATCACGACGACTGCAGGCTCCGATGAGGAAGGCCGTGCTTTGCTGGCTGCCTTTAACTTCCCATTCCGTAAGTAA
- the rplP gene encoding 50S ribosomal protein L16 → MLQPKRTKFRKVMTGRNRGLAKGTDVSFGEFGLKAIGRGRLTARQIEAARRAMTRHVKRQGQIWIRVFPDKPITEKPLEVRQGKGKGNVEYWVAQIQPGKVMYEMGGVPEELAREAFRLAARKLPFKTTFVTKQVM, encoded by the coding sequence ATGCTACAACCTAAACGTACTAAGTTCCGCAAGGTTATGACAGGTCGCAACCGTGGTCTAGCTAAAGGTACTGATGTAAGCTTCGGCGAATTCGGTCTTAAAGCTATTGGCCGTGGTCGTCTGACTGCTCGTCAAATTGAAGCGGCACGTCGTGCAATGACACGTCACGTTAAGCGTCAAGGTCAAATCTGGATCCGTGTGTTCCCAGACAAACCAATCACAGAAAAACCACTTGAAGTTCGTCAAGGTAAGGGTAAAGGTAACGTTGAGTACTGGGTAGCCCAAATCCAACCTGGAAAGGTAATGTACGAGATGGGTGGTGTACCTGAAGAATTGGCACGTGAAGCGTTCCGCCTAGCGGCTCGTAAACTGCCTTTCAAAACTACCTTTGTAACTAAGCAGGTGATGTGA
- the secY gene encoding preprotein translocase subunit SecY, which translates to MAKKPGQDFRSAQSGLSELKSRLLFVICALLVFRAGSFVPIPGIDAAVLADLFEQQKGTIVEMFNMFSGGALERASILALGIMPYISASIVVQLLTVVHPALAELKKEGEAGRRKISQYTRYGTLVLATFQAIGIATGLPNMVDNLVVINQTMFTLIATVSLVTGTMFLMWLGEQITERGIGNGISILIFAGIVAGLPSAIGQTIEQARQGELHVLLLLFIAVLSFAVIYFVVFMERGQRRIVVNYAKRQQGRKVFAAQSSHLPLKINMAGVIPAIFASSIILFPGTLAQWFGQNGESSAFGWLTDVSLALSPGQPLYVMLYAAAIIFFCFFYTALVFNPRETADNLKKSGAFVPGIRPGEQTAKYIDKVMTRLTLAGALYITFICLIPEFMMVAWNVRFYFGGTSLLIVVVVIMDFMAQVQTHLMSQQYDSVLKKANLKGYGR; encoded by the coding sequence ATGGCTAAGAAACCAGGACAAGATTTTCGTAGTGCTCAGAGCGGTTTAAGTGAATTAAAGTCGCGCTTGTTATTCGTAATATGTGCACTTTTAGTATTCCGAGCCGGTTCTTTTGTGCCGATTCCTGGTATTGACGCAGCTGTACTTGCCGATTTGTTCGAGCAGCAAAAAGGTACCATCGTAGAAATGTTTAACATGTTCTCCGGTGGTGCTCTTGAGCGTGCATCTATATTAGCATTGGGCATCATGCCGTATATTTCGGCATCTATTGTTGTCCAATTGCTAACTGTAGTTCATCCAGCGTTAGCGGAACTCAAAAAAGAGGGTGAAGCAGGCCGTCGTAAGATAAGCCAATATACGCGTTATGGCACGCTTGTACTTGCAACGTTCCAAGCTATAGGTATCGCAACAGGCCTACCAAACATGGTCGATAATCTGGTTGTTATCAACCAAACCATGTTTACGCTTATTGCTACCGTGAGTTTAGTAACTGGTACCATGTTTTTGATGTGGTTAGGTGAACAAATTACAGAGCGTGGAATCGGTAATGGTATTTCAATACTAATTTTTGCAGGTATTGTTGCAGGGTTGCCTTCGGCAATCGGACAAACAATTGAGCAAGCGCGTCAAGGTGAATTGCACGTACTTCTTCTATTGTTTATTGCGGTATTATCTTTTGCTGTTATCTACTTCGTAGTTTTCATGGAGCGTGGTCAACGTCGTATCGTCGTTAATTATGCAAAACGTCAACAAGGTCGTAAGGTATTCGCAGCACAAAGTTCTCACTTGCCACTTAAAATTAATATGGCAGGTGTAATACCAGCAATTTTTGCATCAAGTATTATCTTGTTCCCAGGAACATTGGCTCAATGGTTTGGTCAAAATGGTGAGAGCAGCGCATTCGGTTGGTTAACTGATGTGTCTTTGGCTCTTAGCCCTGGTCAACCGTTGTATGTAATGCTTTATGCTGCTGCAATTATTTTCTTCTGTTTCTTTTATACAGCGTTGGTGTTTAACCCACGTGAAACAGCGGATAACTTGAAGAAGTCAGGTGCATTCGTACCCGGCATCCGCCCAGGTGAGCAGACAGCGAAATATATCGATAAAGTGATGACTAGACTAACCTTAGCTGGTGCTCTATACATTACTTTTATATGTCTGATTCCTGAGTTCATGATGGTCGCTTGGAACGTACGTTTCTATTTTGGCGGCACATCACTACTTATCGTAGTGGTAGTTATCATGGATTTCATGGCACAGGTACAGACTCATCTGATGTCACAACAGTATGATTCTGTGTTGAAAAAAGCGAATCTGAAAGGTTACGGCCGTTAA
- the rpsH gene encoding 30S ribosomal protein S8: protein MSMQDPISDMLTRVRNGQSANKVAVKMPSSKLKVAIAALLKAEGYIAEFAVEGEVKPELEVTLKYFQAKPVIEQIQRVSRPGLRVYKNKDSLPSVMGGLGIAVVSTSKGLMSDRAARKAGLGGEIICYVA, encoded by the coding sequence ATGAGCATGCAAGATCCGATTTCGGATATGCTGACCCGCGTTCGTAACGGTCAATCAGCAAATAAAGTTGCTGTGAAAATGCCTTCTTCAAAGCTTAAAGTTGCAATTGCTGCATTACTTAAAGCTGAAGGTTATATCGCTGAATTCGCTGTTGAAGGCGAAGTAAAACCAGAGCTAGAAGTTACACTTAAGTACTTCCAAGCTAAACCTGTAATCGAGCAAATCCAACGTGTATCACGTCCTGGTCTTCGCGTCTATAAAAATAAAGACTCGTTACCGTCTGTGATGGGTGGTCTGGGTATTGCTGTAGTGTCCACTTCCAAGGGTCTGATGTCTGACCGTGCTGCTCGTAAAGCAGGTCTTGGTGGTGAAATCATCTGCTACGTAGCTTAA
- the rplO gene encoding 50S ribosomal protein L15 translates to MRLNTLSPAAGSKPSKKRVGRGIGSGLGKTGGRGHKGQKSRSGGSVRPGFEGGQMPLKQRLPKFGFTSRKSLVTAEIRLAELANVTGDVVDLNSLKAANLVTKNIEFVKIVLSGELSKAVTVKGLRVTKGAKAAIEAAGGKIEE, encoded by the coding sequence ATGCGTTTGAATACTCTATCACCGGCTGCTGGCTCTAAACCTTCTAAGAAGCGTGTAGGTCGTGGTATCGGTTCTGGCCTTGGTAAAACAGGTGGCCGCGGCCACAAAGGTCAAAAATCACGCTCTGGCGGTTCTGTTCGTCCAGGTTTTGAAGGCGGTCAAATGCCTTTGAAACAGCGTCTACCTAAATTCGGTTTCACATCTCGTAAGAGTCTTGTGACTGCTGAAATTCGTCTAGCTGAGCTAGCGAATGTTACAGGTGACGTAGTTGACTTGAACAGCCTTAAAGCGGCTAACTTAGTAACTAAGAACATCGAATTTGTAAAAATCGTACTTTCTGGTGAACTAAGCAAAGCTGTGACTGTTAAAGGTCTACGCGTGACTAAAGGCGCTAAAGCTGCAATCGAAGCTGCAGGCGGTAAAATCGAGGAATAA
- a CDS encoding DNA-directed RNA polymerase subunit alpha — protein sequence MQGSVTEFLKPRLVDIEQINTTHAKVTLEPLERGFGHTLGNALRRILLSSMPGCAVTEVEIEGVLHEYSTKEGVQEDVLEILLNLKGLAVLVAEGKDEVFITLNKSGSGPVVAGDITHDGDVEIANPEHVICHLTDDNAEIAMRIKVERGRGYVPASARIHTEEDERPIGRLLVDATYSPVDKIAYAVEAARVEQRTDLDKLVIDMETNGTLEPEEAIRRAATILAEQLDAFVDLRDVRVPEEKEEKPEFDPILLRPVDDLELTVRSANCLKAEAIHYIGDLVQRTEVELLKTPNLGKKSLTEIKDVLASRGLSLGMRLENWPPASIAED from the coding sequence ATGCAGGGTTCTGTAACAGAATTTCTTAAGCCACGTCTTGTTGACATCGAACAGATCAATACAACACATGCAAAAGTAACTCTTGAGCCATTAGAGCGTGGCTTTGGCCACACTCTAGGTAATGCGCTTCGCCGCATTCTACTATCTTCTATGCCGGGTTGTGCCGTAACAGAAGTAGAGATTGAAGGTGTACTACATGAGTACAGCACTAAAGAAGGCGTTCAAGAAGATGTTCTTGAAATCCTTCTAAACCTTAAAGGTTTGGCTGTGCTTGTTGCCGAAGGCAAAGATGAAGTGTTTATTACGCTTAACAAATCAGGCTCAGGCCCTGTTGTTGCAGGTGACATCACCCATGATGGTGATGTAGAGATCGCTAATCCTGAACACGTTATTTGTCATCTAACTGATGACAACGCTGAGATCGCTATGCGTATCAAAGTTGAACGTGGTCGTGGTTACGTTCCAGCTTCAGCTCGTATCCATACTGAAGAAGATGAGCGTCCAATCGGTCGTCTACTTGTTGATGCTACTTACAGCCCAGTCGATAAAATCGCCTATGCAGTAGAAGCAGCACGTGTAGAACAACGTACAGATTTAGACAAGCTCGTTATCGATATGGAAACGAACGGTACTCTAGAACCTGAGGAAGCGATTCGTCGCGCAGCTACTATTTTAGCTGAGCAACTCGACGCGTTCGTAGATCTTCGTGATGTACGTGTACCTGAGGAGAAGGAAGAGAAGCCGGAATTCGATCCAATCCTACTGCGTCCTGTAGACGATCTTGAACTAACAGTTCGCTCTGCTAACTGTTTGAAGGCAGAAGCGATTCACTACATCGGTGATCTAGTGCAGCGTACTGAGGTTGAGTTACTTAAAACTCCAAACCTTGGTAAGAAGTCTCTTACTGAAATTAAAGATGTTCTTGCTTCACGTGGACTGTCTCTGGGCATGCGCCTAGAAAACTGGCCACCAGCGTCTATTGCTGAAGATTAA
- the rplR gene encoding 50S ribosomal protein L18, producing MDKKASRIRRATRARRKIAELGATRLVVHRTPRHVYAQVIASNGSEVIAAASTVEKAIREQVKNTGNVDAAAAVGKAIAERAIEKGISNVAFDRSGFQYHGRVAALADSAREAGLKF from the coding sequence ATGGATAAGAAAGCATCTCGCATCCGTCGTGCTACACGTGCGCGTCGTAAGATTGCGGAACTGGGTGCAACTCGCCTAGTAGTACACCGTACTCCTCGTCACGTGTATGCTCAGGTTATTGCATCAAATGGCTCTGAGGTTATCGCTGCAGCTTCTACCGTAGAAAAAGCGATCCGTGAGCAAGTTAAGAATACTGGTAACGTAGACGCTGCTGCAGCTGTAGGTAAAGCTATTGCTGAGCGCGCAATCGAAAAAGGCATTTCAAATGTTGCTTTCGATCGTTCTGGTTTCCAATACCACGGTCGAGTAGCGGCGCTAGCAGATTCTGCTCGCGAAGCTGGTCTGAAATTCTAA
- the rplX gene encoding 50S ribosomal protein L24: MAAKIRRNDEVIILAGKDKGKKGKVTKVLTTGKVIVEGINLVKKHQKPVPALGQQGGIVEQEAAIDASNVAIFNAATGKADRIGFRIEDGKKVRFFKSNGEIVSN; encoded by the coding sequence ATGGCAGCTAAAATCCGTCGTAATGACGAAGTAATCATTCTTGCTGGTAAAGATAAAGGCAAGAAAGGTAAGGTAACTAAGGTTCTGACAACTGGTAAAGTTATCGTTGAAGGTATCAACCTTGTGAAAAAGCACCAAAAGCCGGTTCCGGCTCTAGGTCAGCAAGGTGGCATCGTTGAACAAGAAGCAGCAATTGATGCTTCTAACGTTGCAATCTTTAACGCGGCTACTGGTAAAGCAGACCGTATCGGTTTCCGTATCGAAGATGGTAAGAAAGTTCGTTTCTTTAAATCTAACGGCGAAATCGTTTCTAACTAA
- the rplN gene encoding 50S ribosomal protein L14 — MIQMQSTLDAADNSGARRVMCIKVLGGSHRRYAHIGDIIKVTVKEAIPRGKVKKGDVLKAVVVRTRKGVRRPDGSVIRFDRNACVLLNDTTEQPVGTRIFGPVTRELRNSKFMKIVSLAPEVL; from the coding sequence ATGATCCAAATGCAAAGTACACTCGACGCTGCGGATAACTCCGGCGCTCGTAGAGTAATGTGTATTAAGGTTCTGGGTGGCTCTCACCGCCGTTATGCACATATCGGAGACATCATTAAAGTTACTGTTAAGGAAGCAATTCCTCGCGGTAAAGTTAAAAAAGGTGATGTTCTTAAGGCGGTTGTAGTGCGCACCCGTAAAGGCGTTCGTCGTCCAGACGGTTCTGTCATTCGCTTCGACCGTAATGCTTGCGTATTGTTGAACGACACTACTGAGCAACCAGTCGGTACACGTATCTTTGGGCCAGTGACTCGTGAACTTCGTAACTCGAAATTCATGAAGATTGTTTCACTAGCACCTGAAGTTCTGTAA
- the rpsQ gene encoding 30S ribosomal protein S17: MSEQSRTQQGRVISDKMDKSIVVAIERVVKHPVYGKYVKRTTKVHAHDENNECRLGDSVEIHECRPLSKTKSWALVKVIEKAKI; this comes from the coding sequence ATGAGCGAACAAAGTCGTACACAACAAGGTCGTGTTATTAGCGATAAGATGGATAAATCTATCGTTGTTGCTATCGAGCGCGTGGTAAAACACCCAGTTTACGGTAAATACGTAAAGCGCACGACCAAAGTACACGCACATGATGAAAACAACGAATGTCGTCTAGGCGACTCAGTTGAAATTCATGAGTGTCGTCCACTGTCTAAGACTAAGTCTTGGGCATTGGTAAAAGTTATCGAAAAGGCGAAGATTTAA